The Eublepharis macularius isolate TG4126 chromosome 12, MPM_Emac_v1.0, whole genome shotgun sequence genomic sequence atggactactccctgatagtggcaatatcagggtatatcatgtcTGATAGGTCTGCTAGAGTCATCACTACTGTgctcaggcctgcagggatggtcacctttcccttggatgcgagacttgctggtacttgaccactgctgctcagtgcaccacaggagtatgatgtgcatatttctttgccgcatatctaagttgcttccttcttttagcatcggtataccttgcacaacatctgccaggcaggttcttgggggcagtaagagatgatggctgcaagaggtgtgaggtggagttggactgagggaggggtggtgtggttgGCACTTCGATAAGTCTATGTgcgaggttcacattgaaatggctccTAAAAATGTCattcaccatctccccatgaacatttaaaaactcagttgccatactgacttttatataaaatcccttttcaggagtcttgtactgcctttcttcaactgtctccaGTTTCccttacctgatttttacctcagaacacagttctacagctgacccatcagccagCTAGCCATACAGGAAagtcaggccccacagggagattgacaACCTTAGAGGAGAGGTGTATTTTTACTTCAAGACactttcaatgactgggagtcattgagtGTGTCCTGAGgttctgcatgtgtcctgcatagtgTTTAGAATATTGGGACAGagaccaatcaaggctgcatatgcaaatgatctcagggaagagtggcagttgggggggaggggggaggagaggacccTTCCAGgcacacagagaagctgtatccTTAAGGAAAAACACATTTCACCCCCTTTTATCCCCTtaaggggtgaatttcttaaaatcccttcttagtgagcccctatgtcacaaaaggaacgttctccccaaatttcaggtttctaggtccaggggtttggtctgggcgttgatgagtcagtcaggacacttgtctttatatatatagattgcaTTGCAGCTGTATTGGCTAAGTGTGAGGCTGGTGCCTTGGGCTATGaacatacatacacacaacaTTTTGGGTGAAACAAGCCAAAGCTTTATTAATTACAGCCATTGGAGTACTGGTGAGACATAGGGTGCGGATCCAAAGCATCAAATAGCTTGCCTGATGTTCAAAGGCACACCTTCACCAGCCTACCTGCTGGGCACCATGGGATGGCAGAATGTGTAGCAGGGATCCAGGCATCACCTTGATAGTACCATGTTACCCAGAGTGAAACTTGCAATGGTCATCCTTGGTGCCTACTTTTCTTCTCCCATCATATACTTTAAGGGACCCTGAAAAGGTGGGTGATCTGTGCAGCTGGTGCAACTCACTCCAGTGAATCTAGCCCAATGCCCTGAAATTGCCAAGTTGTGACAGGCATCCCCAGCTAAAGTGGGCACCCAGGGAGGAAGAACATACATCAACCCCGCAACAATGCAATGGCAGCAAGGAACCAAAGACTATTGGGATGAACcaggcccctcccctcttcacACATCTGGCCTCATTGGAGGTATCAGCAGAGCACAAGAAGTGAATTGTCTCCTCATTCTGGTCCACACCAGCTTCCACTGCCTCTAGTGTAGTCAGGCAGCCCTTCACCCCCAGCCTTACTTCCTAGCTGTAATGTTGCTTCACAGGTGAGTCAGCAAGCCCCCTTACCATTTGAAAAGATCAAACAGAAAAATAAGGGCACAAGTAATGACTCTAACAAACAACTTTAAAAAGTATGAGCtgtcccctcctagtctaaataaAGGACATGTCGGGTTAGAGCCAACcagttttctgctggtgaaaaagaggAGACCAAAAATTTTGATTCTttaaccaccaaaaaggctatctGTTGATCACGGGACCTATAAGGACAAAAGCCATGAGGCCCAGCTAATAAGAATCAAAAAACTAAATGGATCCTACTCGTAATGTGTTTTGTGCTATATAATCTGTCATGGCTATGGTTGAATTGAAATTAACATACAGTACAGCAACATAAATGATAAAAAACCCAAACCCTTGCCAGCAAAGTATTTGAATTGTATGTAACATATTCATGTTGCTTTCCCATATAAATTCAAGGTAAGCCTTCAttcctctctctctgtgtcaTTCCAGAATTATAGAAGAAAAAGTTCTACTGACAATGAAAAATCTCTTCTGGAGCAGAGCCAATACTATTTGTTTTAGATAGTTCAGTCTCTATCAACTGTTGTATCAGGATCTTTTAAGCATAAACAATAAAATGTCATGGAACTAGAGGTATTCCTCATTCACTTACTATTCACCAATATAACATTTCTATTTAACAGCTTTCTCAATGCATTTTGGACTTCTTTGTTCCTCAGGCTGTATATTATAGGATTGAGCATTGGTGTCCCTACTATATAAAGCACTGAGAAAACTTTCCTTAAGTTTGGCCATTGAGTTGTTGTAGGTCCAGCATATACTACCATTAACGTTCCGTAAAACACAGTAACCACAGTCAGAtgtgaggagcaggtggcaaaagcTTTTTGTTTGCCTTTAGCTGATGGGATCTTCAGAATTGAGGATATAATTTTATAATATGACAGGACAGTAAGAAAGAATGGAGAAAAGGACACTAGGGAGGCAATAATGAAAGCAGGGATCCTCACTTTTTGTGTGTCTCCACAGGAAAGTTTAACTATGGGAGCCAAATCACAGAAGAAATGATCAATTTCATTCGATGCACAGAAGGGCAACATGGAAACCATTGGCATGGTGACAACCAAAGACAGAAACCCAGAAACCCATGACCCTATCACAAACAGAATGCACACCTTGAAGTCCATGCTGCGTGCATAATGCAATGGGCGGCATATGGCCATGTAACGATCATAAGACATAGCTGCTAGGAGGAAACATTCAGCAACTGCCAGTGAACCAAAGACATAAAACTGAAGAAGGCACACTGAGAAAGAAATAGCCTCATGACCAGTCAAAAAGGTTTTTAGCATCTTTGGGACCACACTGGTGGTGTACCATAATTCCAAGAAGGAGAGGTTTCctaggaagaagtacatggggtTATGAAGGCTATGATCAATCATTGTGATCACTATGATCATGAGATTTCCCACTATTGTAATGATATAGACTGTAAGAAATATCATAAAAGTGGGGATCCTTAGGCCATGAAGGTTACCAAAGCCCAGGAGGATGAATTCTGTGACAGCAGTTTGATTTGGACACCTAGGTATGTTCCCACCTGAAAAACATAAAttgagggaagggagaagcaaaacagaaaataaaatcaaTATTGTCATTCTGAAGTATGATTTTCCTATTCACATGAACACAAGAAGTTCAATGGAATATAAAACCAAATTAAATGTCCAATAATCTGAACACATAAGAAGTACCTCAACAATACATTGGAAACCCTTTCCTGTTCATATTGGCTGAGATACCCACTATAGATTTGACCTTTGCATTATTGTCTCCAAATACATTTTGCATTATCCCACATGGATAGATGGCAGTCACCCATgcctgggggtgggtggtgggtgaaGCAGAGGTGCATTTAAGGATGCCAGtaatgtgatttgttttcatatatttatttatttaaaaaaaccgtATATTAGAATTTGATTCAGGTactttacaaaataaaacattaaacagtgaaatcctaaacatgaatttagactggagtaacttggctTCGGATTTCACTGAACCCTGCCCCCCATCAAATTATAAAACTAATTAACAGTTGATAAACTATTACAAATCTTTCCAGCATTGCATAAATGCACCCCTAGTGACCTCAGAGTCTGAAGTGATTGTTTCTGCACCTTCTTAACTATGCTCAAGATTATAATCTAGTTATTTGTTCCATAGAACTATCAAGAACTGAACCAGTTATTATATGTACAGTTGAACCCATTCATGAGcattttttaatttgcaaaattGAAACAAAGCCTGTGTTTAaagtcaaaatcaaaaagagtccagattttgctactacagactaacacggctaactcctctggatctgtgtttaATGTGTATAGTTATCACATATAACTAATGAATCAGATGTTAGCTTTAGTATACTGAGTCATACATAGAGTTCTCAATCAAATTCCAGCCTCAGAGACTACCAGTTGTAGCCAATGACCACAGGCTCCAGAAAGGAGTTTCTGTCCCTGCTGTCTCCCAAAGATGCCTGTTCAATGGGATCCAAATGAGCATCACAGTGCATGTAGGGATGCTATGTATTCAGAAATGTATTCACATGTGCATCTGATACACATCTAAAAGACTGTTCATCCACATGGAGTCCTCATGCTATAATATAATATTTCCTGCTCCTAAGTGCCTAAAAGCTGTATAAAACGAAAGGGCTGGGTCCATACCATGGGATTTAGGTGACTGTATGTTCATGCAACTTTCCCTTCAGCTTGCAGAGGAAGTCCTTTTGGGGCTTGGATCCAAACCATGGGTTAGATTTCAAACCGCTCATCCgttcaaacaaatgttggaagggaaagaaggagaaacataAATCCTATTTTACCTTGGAAAACACTGCCTCTGAAATGCATTTCTATGCTTTGTCTTCTGTTATATATCTGTCACAGAGGTTTCAGAAGTCTTTTCCTGATTTTCATTTGGAAATAACAGAAAATGGCCTTGATATGATTTGATTGAATAAGAAAAAAATCATACATGCTGGAGGAAAGTTGAGAAGTGATGTGAGCCACTAGCAAACCCATAAATAAGGTGTATGTTTCACTAATTATTACCAAATAAGTATATTTAATAAGGGCACTTTGACTTAATTGCATCAGCAACAGGGATCAGTTTGCATCACATTCCATTCCATTTGGGAATATTTACTAATAAACCGTGCTAAAGCTCTGGTGGCTGGAGCGGGGAGGAGGACATGGTACACGTTTACTATTTCCATTTATCAGCCTGTCCTGTGATTCCCAACCTTTctgtatggtgacccacaagtccaaattacCTTTGTATATTGACCTGTTCTGGTTTGGACAAAGAGATTTAGAAAGagctgttgtggggggggggggggtcatgagtTTGAGGAGATATATGAAGacggcattctggtcttgcagctgtaatggagagccaagctgtaaaaccaggatgcctacatttcccatcaaaacttgagggaagctgacaagtgtccaacctgtgtaaggcgtcacttgtagcttggctctcagccttccatccttctgaggtcgataagactgaggaaggcaatggcaaaccacctcgttaaaagtctcccaagaaaaagttgtgatgcgacatcccccatgggtcagtaatgactcggtgcttgcacaggggactacctttacctttacctaaccaAGGAGAGAAGGAGATTTACAACATAACTAAATTCTGTTACTAAAATTCTTATATCTTAACCTTTATCAGTTTAGCTCATTTTTAAATGTAGTGCCTGGTTAAGTTATAAACTAATTTTAGATCTGTTATTTGTATAAGTTACTATAAATTGCAAATTAACTGCAAGTATTTGTATAAGCTTTTCTATGCACTTCCCATTGCCAAATCTTATCTATTTCTAAAtaaattactttttttaaaagagttggtACCATTAGGGTGGCAAGTGGCTTAGTGCATGGCATATCCTACAACAGGTAGATTGCGAGGaggcactgcagggggctggacaAGATGATGAAATGTTGAAGGAGGAGCACCAAGGCAGAGCCTATGCTCACAAACatgtctttctctcctcctctcacttttccatgAGCTAAACAACTCCCATCTACTCTCCAGCCCCCCTTTCTTCCAGCTACTATTccagttactagttgccagacagccccccctcccctgattATTGttggaaaggaggaaagagaggcAAAAATGAGAGAAACTGAAAAGGACgaacaggagagaaagaaaagggtgcAAAGGGCAGTTGCTGCCATTAAGGATGGCTGGCCTGTAACCCACTTACAGAGCCTTTGCAACCTAGTTTTGGgtctcaactagggttgccagtcccctactgggtgtggggatcccccactcccactctccacccccaccctattttcctggccagtagggggaaaggcaggggaatgaacctcccagggtgtgctccccAGTGGTGTGGCGTGTTCCTGTgtgctgcagtgggccaatttgagccacacatgggctgaattgggcctgtttgggacctaaattggcccacAGTGAATCACAGGAGCTCACTAGGGCCCTCTTGGCAGCGCTTCCATGCTCTGCAGTGTGTCAAATCATCCCTGattggggccaaatcaggtcATTCTGAAGTGCAAGAGCACTTCAGGGCCTGTTGCGCCACCCTGGcagctcctgcattctgcagttaGCCAATTTCAGCCCCCAATCGGCCCAATTCAGCCACAAACAGGCTGAAgtcaggcctgtgcaatgacatcaacGTGGAGGCCGGGTGCGTGCACATgtaaaaaaggtgagtgccagatctCTTGTGTCCTGCACAGAGGgtaaggagatctggcaaccatAGTCCTCTTGATCTTCAAGTTGGGAAACACTGAGCTCGTCAACAGGATGGTGTGAAAGGAAAAGACTCTAAAAGTTATATACATTTAGGCAAAGGAAGACTACAAAGTGGAGGGGGAACTGCTTGGCATTTGAGGTGAGGGTAATGCATTGGCCCATCACAATCTGAAGCTATAAGTTTCCATTTGCTTAATTTGTGTATAAATCAAGCTTTGCCATCTGTTCTGAACTGGAAGGGGACCAAATGAACTAGCTCCAGCTAAACAAATGGTGGGTCCCCTCAATCCTGTTCATCCTTATGCTATGGAGTTTACAAAAACTAGACAGCTACAACATCACTGCCATACAAAAACCACCTGCCTGTGTTAGACAAAGACTTTACAGCATTGGGATGCATTTGGATTAATACAAGAAGCTGTAACTTGATTATCAACCCCACGTCTTCCATTATTGGTGGATAGGCAACGTTTTTGGCCTGAATGTCAAACCCCTACAACATCCACCAGAGAAGATGTTGGTGTGACAACATTTTCATCTTTACTTTATATAGGCATGTGGAGAAATGCACTGCACCCAAGAATTCACCCCAATATTTCAGTCACTGTGATTATAGTGTGTGTGCATTCAGGAATCCATCTGCAATCATATAGCTGGCAGAAGTAAGGAGCCATCAAATTCCAACCACATAGCAATGAAGCTGTTGGTTATTTAGATGAGGTAAGACAAAGGTTAACCATTCCACACCTAGCTAGGATATCACACCTGGAGCCATAATGCTGGGAACACTGAAGTGTTAGAATGAAAACTCTTAGAGAACTAAGACAATGCTAGTCTTTAAATGACTGTAACTTCAAGTAACAGTAGCCTGCTTATTTAAACATGGTTTAGAATGAGTACCTAATATAGAGAAATAAGCCGATATGTTTTCACCTTTTCCTTGTACTTGTGCTCTGCCCGAATGCTTGAACATAACTATgtgtactcttttatttttttcattaaactttctaatatatTGAATGCTGTCAGCCTGATCTCTGGAAATACACCTATTCATTATTGATATCTGAATTGTGGTACCAGGAAAAGGAAGTGGGTAAGCTTGCCATCCTTAGAGCACAATAGCTTGAATCTGTAAGGTTGAAGTAGATTGCTCCCACACTAGCTAGTGGAGCAAAGAGGGTAGATGAAGCAACTAGATAGAACCTGTAAACAGCAATGCAGGCACAGATGTTCATGTCTCTCTGGCAGGAGTCACTCCCACAGTTGATGGCAGCAGGTGATACCAGTTTGGTTTGGGGGTACtttgggaagagaagggaagTGGCAGTGTCACTGAGTGGAGACTGAGGATTGCTGCAGGGTTTCCCCACCTCCAGACAAGGTGCTTGTGACTCctcttccttcataaaagttTATACAATAAAATTGTGAAGGCATAGGGTTGGATAAAGctagtttttctgctggtgaaacaaTAAGGAAGAGGTCCACCAAAAGGTTATCCTGGCAATGATCAGAACTTCCTGGGAAATGTCATGCGGATGAGGGAGAATCAGATAAGGCTAAGGGGGAACGTTGACTGCATCCAACCCATAGTTTGATATTGATACAACAATTAGCAAGCTAATCCTAACAGTTTGCGTATTGTTTTGTCTTAACTTTGGGCCATATGTGTATGATAATTAATGTCATTTGGGGTGCAAGTAAGGAGACGGGGGTTAGGGACAAGGAGGGCGCAGTTGCCAAtgacattacatcacttccagggagaaTCCAGAAGTCTGGTTTTACCAGTTTCCTCTGATTCCTAGAGTGGTATGACATAGCGCCATTGCACTGATGGCGTTTTCCCCTTCGCATTCTTCTACCAAGCATTGTTGGGGGTTGAGGTTTGCTGGAGGATGGTTTCCCACCATAGTGGGGGACTtattgttggaaattgcaatgtctggtgtacaatgaggaaggaagaagggaagaagagccttccacacagggggcagcaaggattgctctgttaggacagtgagggcagcatctctcttgtttcctgggggtcatttccttgtcttgtctcctattgggctaagcAGCCCTGTCTCTCTCTTCTCTAAGATGTAGTCGGGTAGTGAGGACCTATTTCTAGCTCTCCcttttactctcaagtatgtagctcctaaataaacttttttttaccTCTTTAACCATGCAGCGTGACTTCACTGCACTTTATTTGCACTCTGCCTAAcatctattacattgtttattaaaatgtctttgaaattgactgtacagaCTGAGGCTGTGTGATGATCTCAGACTATTGAAGAAGTTGTCACTATTCCAACTACATGGATTGGGTTCATGATGTGATTTCTCCCCTTTGATAATGTGAgagtcctttccccctcccactccctTTGAATTATATTTTGGTTACTATGTTTTGGAATGTTGAAGAAATTCTTAAGATGTCACCTGGGAATATTAATTTAC encodes the following:
- the LOC129339280 gene encoding olfactory receptor 6B1-like, whose product is MHFRGSVFQGGNIPRCPNQTAVTEFILLGFGNLHGLRIPTFMIFLTVYIITIVGNLMIIVITMIDHSLHNPMYFFLGNLSFLELWYTTSVVPKMLKTFLTGHEAISFSVCLLQFYVFGSLAVAECFLLAAMSYDRYMAICRPLHYARSMDFKVCILFVIGSWVSGFLSLVVTMPMVSMLPFCASNEIDHFFCDLAPIVKLSCGDTQKVRIPAFIIASLVSFSPFFLTVLSYYKIISSILKIPSAKGKQKAFATCSSHLTVVTVFYGTLMVVYAGPTTTQWPNLRKVFSVLYIVGTPMLNPIIYSLRNKEVQNALRKLLNRNVILVNSK